The Streptomyces sp. HUAS CB01 genome has a segment encoding these proteins:
- a CDS encoding metal-dependent hydrolase family protein, whose protein sequence is MKSFAVHAGAMFDGFTLSGPATVHIRGERIARVDRSGTVPDDGSQVIDLGSDSCLLPGLIDTHTHLAFDAGPDPVAALAGTSDEDLLVRMRAAARSALQAGVTTVRDLGDRSYLSLALVEEFAGAPERGPEILAAGPPLTTPRGHCHFFGGEVEGITALRAAVRERHARGCSVIKIMASGGNMTPGSIPPHASQYGLADLRAVVDEAHRLGLPVAAHAHGVDSIKDALEAGVDSLEHVSFLTADGGTEPDPALVQAIVESDTYASLTLGMDPNVPFVPPPAMAAHVQTILNAFRALNEAGAKVVIGSDAGIGPAKPHDVLPHGVGDLARLGVEHLDALRSVTSLAARLCGVEGRKGRITAGADADLLVTAGDPVQDPAALLDVRAVFRAGVRVR, encoded by the coding sequence ATGAAGTCCTTTGCCGTACACGCCGGTGCGATGTTCGACGGATTCACCCTGTCGGGGCCTGCCACGGTGCATATCAGAGGCGAGCGCATCGCACGTGTGGACCGCAGCGGCACGGTTCCCGACGACGGGTCACAGGTCATCGACCTCGGCTCCGACTCCTGCCTGCTGCCGGGCCTCATCGACACCCATACCCACCTCGCCTTCGACGCCGGGCCCGACCCCGTGGCGGCACTTGCCGGGACCAGCGACGAGGATCTGCTGGTCCGGATGAGGGCCGCTGCCAGGTCCGCCCTCCAGGCCGGCGTCACCACCGTCCGCGACCTCGGTGACCGCAGCTACCTCTCCCTGGCCCTCGTGGAGGAGTTCGCGGGGGCGCCCGAGCGCGGCCCCGAGATCCTGGCTGCCGGCCCCCCGCTGACCACCCCGCGCGGGCACTGCCACTTCTTCGGTGGCGAGGTGGAGGGCATCACGGCCCTCCGCGCCGCCGTGCGCGAACGCCACGCCCGGGGTTGTTCCGTCATCAAGATCATGGCCAGCGGCGGCAACATGACACCCGGGTCGATACCTCCCCACGCGTCGCAGTACGGTCTGGCGGACCTGCGCGCGGTCGTGGACGAGGCACACCGACTCGGTCTGCCCGTGGCCGCCCACGCGCACGGCGTCGACTCCATCAAGGACGCCCTGGAAGCGGGAGTGGACAGCCTGGAGCACGTCAGCTTCCTCACGGCCGACGGCGGCACCGAACCCGACCCGGCCCTCGTGCAGGCAATCGTGGAGAGCGACACCTACGCCAGCCTGACGCTGGGCATGGACCCCAACGTGCCCTTCGTTCCTCCCCCGGCCATGGCCGCGCACGTCCAGACCATCCTGAACGCCTTCCGTGCTCTGAACGAGGCGGGGGCCAAGGTCGTCATCGGCTCGGACGCCGGCATAGGGCCCGCCAAGCCGCACGACGTCCTCCCTCACGGGGTCGGCGACTTGGCCCGGCTGGGCGTGGAGCACCTCGACGCGCTCAGGTCCGTGACGAGCCTGGCGGCCCGGCTGTGCGGCGTCGAGGGCCGCAAGGGACGGATCACGGCGGGAGCCGACGCCGACCTCCTGGTCACGGCCGGCGACCCCGTTCAGGACCCCGCCGCCCTGCTGGACGTACGCGCGGTGTTCCGGGCCGGCGTCCGCGTACGCTGA
- a CDS encoding RNA polymerase sigma-70 factor: MNDHAPDSATEAFVAHRDLLFTVAYEMLGSAADAEDVLQEAWLRWVRVDLTQVRDQRAYLVRTTTRQALNRLRTLKRRKESYVGPWLPEPLLTAPDVAEDVELSENLSLALMFILETLSPTERAVFVLREVFDFGYDDIADAIDKSPAAARQIAHRARRHVDARRPRTAVSREEARAALDSFQQALVTGDLQGLLDVLAPDVVFVSDGGGLKLAALRPVVGADKVLRYMVGSLDKAGGTFTSEPTTVNGNPALVLRLGGEIDGVLAFRVENSRVTGLYYVRNPEKLTRVESETPLTSH, encoded by the coding sequence ATGAACGACCACGCCCCCGACTCCGCGACCGAGGCCTTCGTCGCCCACCGCGACCTGCTGTTCACCGTCGCCTACGAGATGCTCGGCTCGGCGGCCGACGCCGAGGACGTCCTCCAGGAGGCATGGCTGCGCTGGGTCAGGGTCGACCTGACGCAGGTCCGGGACCAACGCGCCTACCTCGTACGGACCACGACCCGGCAGGCACTCAACCGGCTGCGCACCCTCAAACGGCGCAAGGAGTCCTACGTCGGCCCCTGGCTGCCCGAGCCCCTGCTCACCGCGCCGGACGTGGCCGAGGACGTCGAACTGTCCGAGAACCTGTCGCTCGCCCTCATGTTCATCCTCGAGACCCTCTCACCGACCGAACGCGCCGTCTTCGTGCTGCGCGAGGTCTTCGACTTCGGTTACGACGACATCGCGGACGCGATCGACAAGAGCCCCGCCGCCGCACGCCAGATCGCCCACCGGGCGCGCCGGCACGTCGACGCCCGCCGGCCGCGCACAGCTGTTTCGCGGGAAGAGGCCCGGGCGGCGCTGGACTCCTTCCAGCAGGCGCTCGTGACCGGGGACCTGCAGGGGCTGCTCGACGTACTCGCCCCCGACGTCGTCTTCGTCAGCGACGGCGGCGGCCTCAAGCTGGCGGCGCTGCGACCGGTCGTCGGCGCCGACAAGGTGCTCCGCTACATGGTCGGCAGCCTCGACAAGGCCGGCGGCACCTTCACCAGTGAGCCCACGACGGTCAACGGCAACCCCGCACTCGTCCTGCGCCTGGGCGGCGAGATCGACGGCGTGCTGGCCTTCCGCGTGGAGAACTCCCGCGTCACCGGCCTCTACTACGTCCGCAACCCCGAAAAGCTCACCCGCGTCGAGTCCGAGACCCCCCTCACCTCCCACTGA
- a CDS encoding NAD(P)/FAD-dependent oxidoreductase has protein sequence MNGNVEVVVVGGGYGGVTAANRLARRDGVSVTLVNPRPEFVSRIRLHQLVAGSDDAVEAFGEVLGGNVRLVVDTATRIDAAERRVSLAGGGSLSYDYLVYAVGSGASDPRVPGAAEFAHAVSDLEGAQRLRSALAATPAAAPVAVVGAGPTGLETAAELAEAGRKVTLVCGRVLGPSLHARVRRPVARRLAKLGVTVLEGPRTSVTAVTQDAVRLDDGRELPSAVTIWTAGFGVPDLAARSGLRTDTEGRLLTDTTLTSVDDERIVAAGDAGAMPDHPFRMSCQAAVQLGPAAAATILRRIAGKKPAPVRMFFAGQCLSLGRNEGVTQFSYPNDKVNALSISGRTGAGVKEIACRFTLGKLVSGARKASSRPSRDGGTGRPGTPPPDHRTTVSTTGSAT, from the coding sequence ATGAACGGGAACGTCGAGGTCGTCGTGGTCGGCGGCGGGTACGGGGGCGTGACGGCGGCCAATCGCCTGGCGCGACGCGACGGTGTGTCGGTGACCCTGGTCAATCCGCGTCCCGAGTTCGTCTCGCGGATCCGCCTGCACCAACTCGTGGCCGGCTCCGATGACGCGGTCGAGGCCTTCGGTGAGGTACTGGGCGGGAACGTCCGGCTGGTCGTCGACACCGCGACCCGGATCGACGCCGCCGAGCGCCGGGTGTCGCTGGCGGGCGGTGGCTCGCTCTCGTACGACTACCTCGTCTACGCGGTGGGCAGCGGCGCCTCCGACCCCCGTGTGCCCGGAGCGGCGGAGTTCGCTCATGCGGTGTCCGATCTCGAGGGGGCGCAACGACTGCGGTCGGCGCTGGCCGCGACGCCCGCGGCGGCTCCGGTGGCCGTGGTCGGGGCGGGCCCGACCGGCCTGGAGACCGCCGCCGAGCTGGCGGAAGCAGGCCGGAAGGTCACCCTGGTCTGCGGCCGGGTGCTCGGCCCGTCGCTGCACGCCCGGGTCCGCCGCCCGGTCGCCCGCCGGCTCGCCAAGCTGGGTGTCACCGTCCTCGAAGGACCCCGCACGTCGGTGACGGCAGTGACACAGGACGCCGTACGACTCGACGACGGCCGCGAGCTGCCCAGCGCGGTGACGATCTGGACCGCGGGTTTCGGCGTCCCGGACCTGGCCGCCCGCAGCGGGCTGCGCACCGACACCGAAGGCCGCCTGCTCACCGACACGACGTTGACCAGCGTGGACGACGAGCGCATCGTCGCCGCCGGGGACGCGGGTGCGATGCCGGACCACCCGTTCCGGATGAGCTGCCAGGCGGCCGTGCAGCTGGGCCCGGCGGCCGCCGCCACGATCCTGCGCCGGATCGCCGGAAAGAAGCCCGCTCCCGTCCGGATGTTCTTCGCCGGGCAGTGCCTCAGCCTCGGCCGGAACGAGGGTGTCACCCAGTTCTCCTACCCGAACGACAAGGTGAACGCCCTCTCCATCAGCGGGCGGACCGGCGCCGGCGTCAAGGAGATCGCCTGCCGGTTCACCCTCGGCAAGCTGGTGTCCGGGGCACGCAAGGCCAGTTCCCGGCCGTCCCGCGACGGCGGCACCGGCCGCCCGGGAACACCTCCGCCGGACCACCGCACCACGGTGTCCACCACCGGAAGCGCAACCTAG
- a CDS encoding ABC transporter substrate-binding protein, with protein MTTGDPQSRIPAYPGVDRFVDAFDKLVVQSRRSRSRVPVVLLHEPDGGDAGRRIVAGLRSRMRGRSEVLAPHAHIPQIPDGADPPPLHLFELLTNQLRETMPPGTGQLHLHSYRLLRSVVTAPALDGLMERRHTELRNHCYAQHRQWSPLAQTLWWLGGRDQANGGTLLELLWNFVAGPLFQRLPRALYGRRANRRMLGKSRNPRWYARWVRQQQGSPPTDFFRSALDLVQGELVNEPERMDRVLMQAVLSDLDQACRTRLLNPWRRRRTSRFVLLFDEAGHEDSRVQRFLRELRSAVDDLRCTSVFAVAGGVRSLAARIPDIHATGLAQAGAELINIERRGMLPDQPTGIVVPVAEGPEDDQAAVYWLGRWPTLVTPSPRWGPGAEVVGALGVVTLALAVTGAFVLVPGTWNREKDDPCQGSTFLGADGQCVGVGEGSAGFGKGPSEQAVRAVLEQIERQNEEVDRELAGRPADDPRPGRRTVVYFGPLTGGKDAEDPVRGGTFAELRGIAVAQRHINAQALRSGERVPLRVLAANAGDRFQDAPAVAERIVELAASDPTIAGVVGFGQSRRKTYEAMRILDKAGIPMVGTSGTADELLQQGTHYYQTAATDSRAAELMAAFASGAGIAAGGRQVHRVSLVADTTDAYSNSLAASFRAAYGPGRTDVLLYTPTDAPEPDPVPGALGGRPVPTVEDLAREVCRAVSEEPRTAVVWSARASQFQLFLAEISRMSGDCPRFSVLAGDDVTNALMDEQRPWDHFKGLSLFYVSHGYAPTLAATSPEAAAFLAAYDRAYGGDRSARSKAMREDGHVALAWDALRYLAEGIDQAWRTTGGHDGRLDRGLVQGVLYQGLGGGGFDGATGRIDAHGAASGGRLTEDKLLAVLRGTDRGPVTELLCGTVARGDERTTWGPKNPKKGKELPCP; from the coding sequence ATGACCACGGGGGATCCTCAGAGCCGTATTCCGGCCTATCCCGGCGTCGATCGGTTCGTCGACGCGTTCGACAAACTGGTGGTGCAGTCGCGCCGCAGCCGCAGCAGGGTGCCGGTCGTCCTGCTCCACGAGCCGGACGGCGGCGACGCGGGTCGCCGGATCGTCGCAGGGCTCCGGTCACGGATGCGCGGCCGCAGCGAGGTCCTCGCCCCGCACGCGCACATCCCGCAGATCCCGGACGGCGCCGACCCGCCGCCGCTCCACCTCTTCGAGCTGCTCACGAACCAGCTCAGGGAGACCATGCCGCCGGGCACGGGCCAACTCCATCTGCACAGCTACCGGTTACTGCGCTCCGTGGTCACCGCCCCCGCCCTCGACGGGCTCATGGAGCGCCGCCACACCGAACTGCGCAACCACTGCTACGCCCAGCACCGCCAGTGGTCGCCCCTGGCCCAGACGCTGTGGTGGCTCGGCGGCCGCGACCAGGCCAACGGCGGCACCCTCCTGGAGCTGCTGTGGAACTTCGTGGCGGGCCCGCTCTTCCAGCGGCTGCCGCGCGCCCTCTACGGCCGGCGGGCGAACCGCCGCATGCTCGGGAAGTCCCGCAACCCCCGCTGGTACGCACGCTGGGTCCGCCAGCAGCAGGGCAGCCCGCCCACCGACTTCTTCCGCTCCGCCCTCGACCTCGTCCAGGGCGAACTGGTCAACGAGCCCGAGCGCATGGACCGGGTGCTCATGCAGGCCGTGCTCTCCGACCTCGACCAGGCATGCCGAACCCGTCTCCTCAACCCGTGGCGCCGCCGACGCACCAGCCGCTTCGTGCTGCTCTTCGACGAGGCGGGGCACGAGGACTCGCGGGTCCAGCGCTTCCTGCGCGAGTTGCGGTCCGCCGTGGACGACCTGCGGTGCACCTCGGTGTTCGCGGTGGCGGGCGGCGTACGCTCGCTCGCCGCGCGCATCCCCGACATCCATGCCACGGGTCTCGCCCAGGCAGGCGCCGAACTGATCAACATCGAGCGCCGCGGGATGCTGCCGGACCAGCCGACCGGCATCGTCGTACCGGTCGCGGAGGGGCCCGAGGACGACCAGGCCGCCGTGTACTGGCTGGGCCGCTGGCCGACGCTGGTGACGCCGTCGCCGCGCTGGGGTCCCGGTGCCGAAGTGGTCGGGGCACTGGGCGTGGTGACGCTCGCCCTCGCGGTCACCGGCGCCTTCGTCCTCGTACCGGGCACGTGGAACCGCGAGAAGGACGACCCCTGCCAGGGCTCCACCTTCCTCGGCGCCGACGGACAGTGCGTCGGGGTCGGCGAAGGCTCCGCGGGGTTCGGCAAGGGGCCCAGCGAGCAGGCCGTCCGGGCCGTGCTGGAGCAGATCGAGAGACAGAACGAGGAAGTCGACAGGGAACTCGCCGGCCGGCCCGCCGACGACCCGCGCCCCGGACGCCGCACCGTCGTCTACTTCGGCCCGCTCACGGGCGGCAAGGACGCCGAGGACCCCGTCCGCGGCGGCACGTTCGCCGAACTGCGGGGCATCGCGGTGGCACAGCGCCACATCAACGCGCAGGCTCTGCGCTCCGGCGAGCGCGTGCCGCTGCGGGTACTCGCCGCCAACGCCGGGGACCGTTTCCAGGACGCGCCCGCCGTCGCGGAGCGGATCGTGGAGCTCGCCGCGAGCGACCCGACCATCGCGGGAGTCGTCGGTTTCGGTCAGAGCCGCCGCAAGACGTACGAGGCGATGCGGATCCTCGACAAGGCAGGCATCCCGATGGTCGGCACCTCGGGCACGGCCGACGAACTCCTGCAGCAGGGCACCCACTACTACCAGACGGCAGCGACCGACTCGCGGGCCGCCGAGCTGATGGCCGCCTTCGCCTCCGGCGCCGGGATCGCCGCGGGCGGCCGGCAGGTACACCGGGTGAGCCTGGTCGCCGACACCACCGACGCGTACAGCAACAGCCTCGCCGCCTCCTTCCGTGCCGCGTACGGGCCGGGGCGCACGGATGTCCTTCTCTACACGCCCACCGACGCGCCGGAGCCCGATCCGGTACCGGGTGCCCTCGGCGGGCGGCCGGTTCCGACGGTCGAGGACCTGGCCCGTGAGGTGTGCCGTGCGGTGAGTGAGGAGCCACGGACGGCGGTGGTGTGGTCGGCGCGGGCCAGCCAGTTCCAGCTGTTCCTGGCGGAGATCTCCCGCATGTCCGGCGACTGCCCGCGGTTCAGCGTGCTCGCGGGGGACGACGTGACCAACGCGCTCATGGACGAGCAGCGTCCCTGGGACCACTTCAAGGGCCTCTCCCTCTTCTACGTTTCGCACGGCTACGCCCCCACGCTCGCGGCGACGAGCCCGGAGGCGGCGGCCTTCCTCGCCGCGTACGACCGTGCGTACGGCGGTGACCGCAGCGCCCGGAGCAAGGCCATGCGTGAGGACGGCCACGTCGCCCTCGCCTGGGACGCGTTGCGCTACCTCGCCGAAGGCATCGACCAGGCCTGGCGCACCACCGGAGGGCACGACGGCCGGCTGGACCGTGGACTCGTGCAGGGCGTGCTCTACCAGGGCCTGGGCGGAGGCGGCTTCGACGGCGCCACGGGCCGTATCGACGCCCACGGCGCGGCGAGCGGCGGAAGACTGACGGAGGACAAGCTGCTCGCGGTGCTGCGGGGCACGGACAGGGGGCCCGTGACGGAGCTGCTGTGCGGCACGGTGGCCCGCGGCGACGAGCGCACCACATGGGGCCCGAAGAACCCGAAGAAGGGGAAGGAACTCCCCTGCCCCTGA
- a CDS encoding DUF3152 domain-containing protein, translating to MHAVRQREHPSTTGSAAASRRGGRHRSSHRRGRPRRRGRRRGRRYLVGTLAAAGLLGSAAFFVDRGRSEASSGGPHLRSVAPVTPAPTPPPSPSPTPTPTPTGIDVPSTGTGTFVTARAGGAKVGHGPRPVRYVVKIETGLGISPDRAADEIADILAAPRGWTHNPAYSFQLVSAGQPHDLTVTIATPGTADALCWDGIRQDTEGEYNCEVPGGVVVNLKRWVEGSPTFDGPIHDYRALIINHEMGHFLGYTHRTCAGPGRLAPVMMQQIKGLHGCLANAWPHDENGRFVTGPRVG from the coding sequence ATGCATGCGGTACGACAGCGGGAACACCCATCCACCACCGGCAGCGCCGCGGCCTCCCGCCGGGGTGGCCGTCACCGGTCCTCGCACCGACGGGGCCGTCCGCGCCGCCGGGGCCGACGCCGGGGCCGGAGGTACCTGGTCGGCACACTGGCGGCCGCGGGCCTGCTCGGCTCCGCCGCGTTCTTCGTGGACCGTGGGCGAAGCGAGGCGTCGAGCGGTGGGCCGCACCTCCGGAGTGTGGCACCCGTCACCCCCGCCCCCACGCCCCCTCCCTCCCCCTCTCCCACCCCGACCCCGACCCCGACCGGGATCGACGTCCCCTCGACGGGAACCGGCACGTTCGTCACCGCCCGGGCCGGAGGCGCGAAGGTCGGTCACGGTCCGCGTCCGGTCCGGTACGTGGTGAAGATCGAGACCGGCCTCGGCATCTCGCCGGACCGGGCGGCGGACGAGATCGCCGACATACTCGCCGCGCCCCGGGGCTGGACCCACAACCCGGCGTACTCCTTCCAACTGGTGAGCGCGGGGCAGCCCCACGACCTCACGGTGACGATCGCGACACCGGGGACGGCTGACGCCCTGTGCTGGGACGGCATCCGGCAGGACACCGAGGGCGAGTACAACTGCGAGGTCCCGGGTGGGGTGGTGGTGAACCTCAAGCGCTGGGTCGAGGGCTCGCCCACCTTCGACGGTCCGATCCACGACTACCGGGCGCTGATCATCAACCACGAGATGGGGCACTTCCTGGGCTACACGCACAGGACCTGCGCGGGCCCCGGCCGGCTGGCTCCCGTGATGATGCAGCAGATCAAGGGCCTGCACGGATGCCTCGCCAACGCCTGGCCCCACGACGAGAACGGCCGCTTCGTCACCGGGCCGCGCGTGGGGTGA
- a CDS encoding response regulator transcription factor yields the protein MPRVLIVEDDPDVRGAVQLGLRHQGHDVLAAATGEEGLERLHPFHPDVVVLDLMLPGISGLDVCRRIRERDQVPIIMVTAKGDDIDVVVGLEAGADDYVVKPVQARVLDARIRAVLRRQDATVSDTVRPRAEAHGELVIDRAGLVVTHRGESVALAPSELRLLLTLSASPGQVFSRQQLLEAVWEHSYYGDIRLVDACVKRLRGKLGELGGDRRYIQTVRGFGYRFGSP from the coding sequence GTGCCACGAGTCCTTATTGTCGAAGACGACCCGGATGTCCGTGGGGCCGTCCAGCTGGGGCTGCGACACCAGGGGCATGACGTCCTCGCCGCCGCGACGGGTGAAGAGGGGTTGGAGCGGCTCCACCCCTTCCATCCGGACGTCGTCGTGCTCGACCTCATGCTGCCCGGCATCTCCGGCCTCGACGTGTGCAGGCGGATCAGGGAACGCGACCAGGTGCCGATCATCATGGTGACCGCCAAGGGCGACGACATCGACGTGGTCGTGGGGCTGGAGGCCGGTGCGGACGACTACGTGGTCAAGCCCGTGCAGGCCCGGGTCCTCGACGCGCGAATACGGGCGGTGCTGCGCAGGCAGGACGCCACGGTGTCCGACACCGTCCGGCCCAGGGCGGAGGCGCACGGAGAACTGGTCATCGACCGGGCCGGGCTCGTGGTGACCCACCGCGGTGAGTCCGTCGCGCTCGCCCCCTCCGAGCTTCGGCTGCTGCTGACCCTGTCGGCCTCGCCCGGACAGGTGTTCAGCCGCCAGCAGCTGCTGGAAGCGGTCTGGGAGCACAGCTACTACGGCGACATACGACTCGTGGACGCCTGTGTGAAGCGACTGCGCGGCAAGCTCGGCGAGCTGGGCGGGGACCGCCGTTACATCCAGACCGTACGCGGCTTCGGCTACCGCTTCGGTTCCCCGTGA
- a CDS encoding sensor histidine kinase produces MREHVGMREDVAAGQGPGPGRFRRAVLAKVPLPLRGLRSRLVVAFVLVAMASALSTGAVAFREARTGVLQQSQDSVIRQFRASVDAAVDYIPRTPSRSHLQKAATQVLRANQSQGWRVMATYGTLRASAPSADFDKISPELRRSVDTRRAAVFQRVNADGRPYLVVGMPVTHDDGEGTESGLSGMVMYLVVPQNTEQAYVEAMVSAIERATLVALGLAVVLALLAASGVLRPVRALRGATRRMAEGHLDVRLTVNGSDELADLSGSFNHMAAALEASVAELRRLEAQARRFVADVSHELRTPLAAMSAVTDVLDENALHLNRDTGEALRLISQGTSRLSGLVNDLMEISRFDAGAAELSLDEIDLAEFVPHTLAARGWRGSVETDLPGQGVLRTRVDPRRLDVVLANLVGNALRHGAPPVRLAMRPGEERADVAWAVIEVTDNGPGIAEEDMPHIFERFYKASTTRTRSESSGLGLAITAENVHLHGGRISAANLPGGGAAFTVELPLHRDTAAAGHDSTGGAR; encoded by the coding sequence ATGCGCGAGCACGTAGGGATGCGCGAGGACGTCGCGGCCGGGCAGGGACCCGGGCCGGGGAGGTTCCGCCGGGCGGTCCTGGCCAAGGTGCCGCTTCCGCTGCGGGGCCTGCGTTCCCGTCTGGTGGTGGCCTTCGTCCTGGTGGCCATGGCCAGTGCCCTGAGCACGGGAGCCGTCGCCTTCCGGGAGGCGCGCACGGGGGTGCTGCAGCAGAGCCAGGACTCCGTCATCCGGCAGTTCCGGGCCAGCGTGGACGCCGCCGTCGACTACATCCCCCGGACACCGAGCCGGAGCCACCTGCAGAAGGCGGCGACCCAGGTCCTCCGCGCCAACCAGTCACAGGGGTGGCGGGTAATGGCCACGTACGGCACCCTCCGCGCCTCCGCGCCGAGTGCCGACTTCGACAAGATCAGCCCGGAACTCCGCCGGTCCGTGGACACCAGACGGGCCGCGGTGTTCCAGCGGGTGAACGCCGACGGGCGCCCCTACCTCGTGGTCGGTATGCCGGTCACCCACGACGACGGTGAAGGCACGGAGTCCGGGCTCTCGGGCATGGTGATGTACCTGGTGGTGCCGCAGAACACCGAACAGGCCTACGTCGAGGCGATGGTCAGCGCCATCGAGCGCGCCACCCTGGTGGCACTGGGCCTCGCCGTCGTCCTGGCGCTGCTGGCCGCGAGCGGCGTACTCCGGCCCGTACGGGCGCTGCGGGGGGCGACACGCCGGATGGCCGAGGGGCATCTCGACGTCCGGCTGACCGTCAACGGCTCCGACGAACTGGCCGACCTCTCCGGGTCCTTCAACCACATGGCGGCAGCGCTGGAGGCCTCGGTCGCGGAGTTGCGCCGTCTGGAGGCCCAGGCGCGCCGCTTCGTCGCCGACGTCTCCCACGAACTGCGGACGCCGCTGGCGGCGATGTCGGCGGTCACCGACGTGCTGGACGAGAACGCCCTGCACCTGAACCGGGACACCGGCGAGGCGTTGCGGCTCATCAGCCAGGGGACCAGCCGGCTGAGCGGACTGGTGAACGACCTGATGGAGATCTCCCGCTTCGACGCGGGCGCTGCCGAACTCAGCCTGGACGAGATCGACCTTGCCGAGTTCGTCCCGCACACCCTCGCCGCTCGGGGGTGGCGCGGCAGCGTGGAGACCGACCTGCCCGGGCAGGGTGTGCTCCGGACGCGCGTGGACCCGCGCCGGCTCGACGTGGTGTTGGCCAACCTCGTCGGCAACGCGCTGCGGCACGGGGCGCCGCCGGTGCGGCTGGCGATGAGGCCGGGGGAGGAGCGGGCGGACGTGGCCTGGGCCGTCATCGAGGTGACCGACAACGGACCCGGTATCGCCGAGGAGGACATGCCGCACATCTTCGAGCGCTTCTACAAGGCGAGCACCACACGGACCAGAAGCGAGAGCAGCGGACTGGGACTGGCCATCACGGCGGAGAACGTCCACCTGCACGGTGGCCGGATCAGCGCAGCCAACCTCCCCGGGGGCGGAGCCGCGTTCACGGTCGAACTGCCGCTGCACCGCGACACCGCAGCCGCCGGTCACGACTCCACCGGGGGTGCCCGGTGA
- a CDS encoding VOC family protein: MASKFTELAIDCADPDALARFWCSVLGYEVQDEGDGIVTIGSPLVPGGRSNPGPVPPTLTFARVPEGKSVKNRLHIDVSPTDREQDEEVRRLLDLGARHTDVGQGDESWVVLADPEGNEFCVLASRCP, encoded by the coding sequence ATGGCCAGTAAGTTCACCGAGCTCGCGATCGACTGTGCCGATCCCGACGCGCTCGCCCGGTTCTGGTGCTCGGTCCTCGGCTACGAGGTGCAGGACGAGGGCGACGGGATCGTCACCATCGGCTCCCCTCTGGTGCCCGGCGGCCGGAGCAACCCCGGCCCGGTGCCGCCGACGCTGACCTTCGCACGCGTCCCCGAGGGCAAGAGCGTCAAGAACCGGCTCCACATCGACGTCAGTCCCACCGACCGGGAGCAGGACGAAGAGGTCCGTCGTCTGCTCGATCTGGGCGCCCGGCACACCGACGTCGGCCAGGGCGACGAGAGTTGGGTCGTCCTCGCCGACCCGGAGGGCAACGAGTTCTGCGTCCTCGCGAGCCGCTGCCCCTGA